The stretch of DNA AGAAGATTTCTCTGAAGAAGACGGAATACGTGCAGCTGAACTTGAAGGTGATTTTGCTGAGATGAACGGTTGGGAAGCAGAATCCGATGCAGCTGTATTATTAAAAGGTCTTGGTATAGATGAATCCATTCACGATAAATTGATGTCAGATATTCCTGAAGACCAAAAAGTAAAGGTCTTACTCGCACAAGCATTATTCGGTAATCCAGATATCTTACTATTGGATGAGCCGACAAACGGTTTGGATATTCAAGCCATTCAGTGGTTAGAAGAATTCCTTATTAACTTTGAGAATACAGTTATTGTAGTATCTCATGACCGACACTTTTTAAACAAAGTATGTACGCATATCGCGGATGTGGACTATGGAAAGATACAAATTTATGTTGGGAACTATGATTTCTGGTATGAATCTAGCCAACTCGCATCAAGAATGGCACAAGAAGCGAATAAGAAAAAAGAAGAAAAGATGAATGAACTTAAAGAATTTATTGCAAGATTTAGTGCAAATGCTTCTAAATCAAAACAAGCAACTTCTCGTAAAAAAATGTTAGATAATATTACACTAGAAGATATCAAACCATCTTCACGTAAATACCCATATATTGCATTTACACCAGAAAGAGAAATTGGAAATGACTTGTTACAGGTACAAGGCTTGACCAAATCCATTAACGGTGTAAAAGTTCTAGACAATATCAACTTTACGTTAAACCCGAATGATAAAGTAGCGCTAATTGGTAAGAATGATATTGCGAATACGACGCTACTCCAGATTCTTGCTGGTGAATTAGAACCAGATGAAGGTTCATTTAAATGGGGTATTACAACTTCCCAATCCTACTTTCCGAAAGATAACTCGGAGTACTTTGAAGGAAGCGACTTACCTCTAGTTGATTGGTTACGTCAGTACTCTCCAGAGGATGAAACAGAAACGTTCCTACGTGGGTTCTTAGGACGTATGCTATTCTCTGGTGAAGAAGCGAAGAAAAAAGCCAATGTACTATCAGGTGGAGAAAAAGTCCGTTGCATGCTATCTAAAATGATGCTTTCACATGCAAATGTGCTATTGCTTGATGAGCCTACGAACCATTTAGATTTAGAGTCCATTCAATCATTAAATAATGGATTAATCCGTTTTAAAGGTTCCATCATTTTCACGTCACATGACCATGAATTCATTAATAGTATCGCAAATCGATTAATTGAAATTACTCCATCAGGCATTATCGATAAAGAGATTTCTTATGATGAATATGCTCGTGATAAAGAACTACAAGACCGTATCCAAAAAATGTATGCATCATAAAAAGCTGTCTTGAAATAGAGTTACCGATAATAATAAACACCTTCGATCTTGTACGTAACGCTAGTACTATTTCGAAGGTGTTTTTTGCATTGAATTGAAGGATGTTATCAATTGTAGCTAAGTCGGAACTATAAAGCACAGTATAAATTTCCTTGATCGCTGATCCAGTCTGTTTTGGATTGAAAGACGCTCTATTGACTACTTTTTCCGATCTCTCCTATTTATTTGGTTTTGAGAGCTGCTCTATTGACCACTTTCCACGATTTCTCACGTTTATTTGGGTTAGAGAGCTGCTCTATTGACTACTTTCCATGATTTCTCACCTTTATTTGGGTTAGAGAGCTGCTCTATTGACTACTTTTTTCGGTTTCTCCTGTTTATTGGGGTTAGAGAGCTGCTCTATTGACTACTTTCCATGATTTCTCACCTTTATTTGGGTTAGAGAGCATGTCTATTAACCACTTCATATATAGTATATTCACCACGACAAAACCACTACTATGAAAAAAGCCGCTTCATTCCAGTTAAAGATGGAATAGAAGCGGCTCGAAAAAGTAGTTCATATTTATTTCGATATCTAGAAAAAGCGCATTTTATTATACATTGATTTTCTTACGGACTTTACTTAGCATATCCGTGGTCATACGATCGATATCATATTTTGCTTCAAATCCCCATTCTGCCGCTGCTGCATCAGCAGAAATGGAGTTTGGCCAACTATCCGCTATTGATTGACGGATAGGATCAACGGAGTAAGACATTTTAAAATCAGGCATATGCTTTTTAATTGCTTTAGCAAAATCTTCTGGTGCAGCTGAAATCGCCGCGATATTGAATGCATTACGATGTACCAATTTGTTTGGATTAGCTTCCATTAATTTTACAATAGCATTTAATGCATCTGGCATATACATCATGTCCATATACGTACCTTTTGAAATATACGACTCATAAGCACCTTTACGGATAGCCTCGTAATAAATTTCTACCGCATAGTCAGTGGTTCCGCCTCCTGGAGGAGCTACATATGAAATCAATCCCGGAAAACGGACACCGCGAGTATCTACACCAAAACGAGAATGATAATAATCACATAATAGTTCCCCAGATACTTTATTCACACCATACATCGTCGTCGGACGTTGCAATGTATCCTGTGGTGTTTGATCACGAGGAGTAGATGGACCAAACGCACCAATAGAACTTGGTGTAAAAAATTTTAAGTCTAATTCTTTCGCTGTCTCTAATGCATTTAACAATCCACCCATATTTATATCCCAAGCCATTTTTGGGAAAGCCTCTGCTTTAGCAGAAAGCAATGCTGCTAAATGCATTACCGAGTCTACTTTATGTTTTTTAGCGACATCATATAATTGTTCGCCATTCGTTACATCAACTACTTCGAAAGGACCAAAATCTCCTTCTGGTTCTCTTAAATCTGTTGCAATAACTTTGTCTTCTCCATAAATTCGACGGAGCATACCTGTTAACTCGGAGCCGATTTGTCCTAAGGCTCCTGTAACTAAAATCTTTTTCATAGTAAAAATCTCCTCTTACTTGGCATTCATTATATAAGTTTCATTTCTTGTCCAATTTTTTTGTAAATGGCAATTGCATCATCAAGCATTTCTTTCGTATGCGCTGCAGTAGGCATATTTCTTACTCTACCGGTTCCTCTTGGTACAGTTGGAAATACGATAGATTTTGCATATACGCCTTCCTCATATAGACGCTTACTAAATTCTTGTGCTTTTTTCTCATCTCCAATAATACAAGGAGTAATTGGAGTTTCACTTTCCCCAATATCAAAACCTAATTCTTTAAGACCTTGTTTTAGGTAGTCACCGTTTTCCCATAATTTTTCGTTTAGTTCAGTGCTTTCCATTAACATTTCAATTGCTCTTTTACTTGCAACTGCATCCGCTGGGGATACTGCCGTAGAGAATAAGAATGGACGTGAACGTACTTTTAGCCAATCAATTAATGATTGCTTTCCAGCTACATATCCACCGATAACTCCAATTGCTTTTGATAAAGTTCCCATTTGCATATCTACTTTATCTTGCAAGCCAAAATGTTTAACCGTACCTGCACCATCTCCAGTAACACCGGATCCATGCGCATCATCTACATACGTAATCAAGTCAAATTCTTCCGCAATGTCTACAATCTCAGGAAGTTTTGCAATATCCCCATCCATTGAGAATACCCCATCTGTAATTACCATAATCTTATTATATTGACCGGACTCTACTGCTTCTTTCGCTTTCTGACGTAAATCATTCATATCAGAATGTTCAAATCGAATGATTTTCGCCTTTGATAAACGACAGCCATCTATAATAGATGCATGATTAAGTGAATCAGACAAAATGGCATCATTTTTATCCATAACAGCAGAAATTGCCGCCATATTACAGTTAAAGCCAGATTGGTAAGCAATTGCTGCTTCTGTTCCTTTGAATTGAGCAATTTTCTTTTCTAACTCAATATGTAAATCTAAAGTACCATTAATGGTTCTTACAGCCCCTGCTCCGACACCGTGAGAATCTATTGCTTTTTTTGCTATTTCTTTCATTTCATTATTGGTTGCAAGTCCTAGATAATTATTTGAAGATAGGTTGATTAGTTTTTTTCCTTCAATTGTTATCTCAGGTCCATTTGCACCCTGTACTGTATCAATTTCATTATATAGTCCGCGATCTTTCAAATCTGAAATGTTTTCTTGTAAAAATTGATCTAATTTACTGCTTGTCATACTAAATCATCCTCCTTAAGAGTGAGAGAATTTATCAACCTCTCTAAGTTTACCATAAACCGATTAAAATGTTTAATTATGCCCTATAGTTACTGTCTATAATTACCTATATAAAATTACGATTTCTATATAGAAAAATCAGTTATTTTCCCTTATAATTTAATTAAGGAAATTATTTTTGGGGGATAGCACCATGAGAAAGATTCTACTTGCATTATTTATTTGTATTATTATTACTGTCGGAGTTATTGGTTATAACGGGTTGAGTGATGAGCCAACTGAAGTAATTGAAGAAAAATCAACTCATTCTACCGAAATACAACTTTAATATAAATCTCTTGTTTTAAAATACCCAAAAAGGGAACCTTTATTAAAAAAGGTTCCCTTTTTTCATTTGACTATGACTA from Oceanobacillus iheyensis HTE831 encodes:
- a CDS encoding ABC-F family ATP-binding cassette domain-containing protein, giving the protein MINVTNVSLRYGDKKLFEDVNLKFTPGNCYGVIGANGAGKSTFLKVLSGEVEPQSGNVSMAPGQRLTVLKQDHFAYEEHPVLETVLMGHERLYKVKQEKDAIYMKEDFSEEDGIRAAELEGDFAEMNGWEAESDAAVLLKGLGIDESIHDKLMSDIPEDQKVKVLLAQALFGNPDILLLDEPTNGLDIQAIQWLEEFLINFENTVIVVSHDRHFLNKVCTHIADVDYGKIQIYVGNYDFWYESSQLASRMAQEANKKKEEKMNELKEFIARFSANASKSKQATSRKKMLDNITLEDIKPSSRKYPYIAFTPEREIGNDLLQVQGLTKSINGVKVLDNINFTLNPNDKVALIGKNDIANTTLLQILAGELEPDEGSFKWGITTSQSYFPKDNSEYFEGSDLPLVDWLRQYSPEDETETFLRGFLGRMLFSGEEAKKKANVLSGGEKVRCMLSKMMLSHANVLLLDEPTNHLDLESIQSLNNGLIRFKGSIIFTSHDHEFINSIANRLIEITPSGIIDKEISYDEYARDKELQDRIQKMYAS
- a CDS encoding L-threonine 3-dehydrogenase; the encoded protein is MKKILVTGALGQIGSELTGMLRRIYGEDKVIATDLREPEGDFGPFEVVDVTNGEQLYDVAKKHKVDSVMHLAALLSAKAEAFPKMAWDINMGGLLNALETAKELDLKFFTPSSIGAFGPSTPRDQTPQDTLQRPTTMYGVNKVSGELLCDYYHSRFGVDTRGVRFPGLISYVAPPGGGTTDYAVEIYYEAIRKGAYESYISKGTYMDMMYMPDALNAIVKLMEANPNKLVHRNAFNIAAISAAPEDFAKAIKKHMPDFKMSYSVDPIRQSIADSWPNSISADAAAAEWGFEAKYDIDRMTTDMLSKVRKKINV
- a CDS encoding glycine C-acetyltransferase — translated: MTSSKLDQFLQENISDLKDRGLYNEIDTVQGANGPEITIEGKKLINLSSNNYLGLATNNEMKEIAKKAIDSHGVGAGAVRTINGTLDLHIELEKKIAQFKGTEAAIAYQSGFNCNMAAISAVMDKNDAILSDSLNHASIIDGCRLSKAKIIRFEHSDMNDLRQKAKEAVESGQYNKIMVITDGVFSMDGDIAKLPEIVDIAEEFDLITYVDDAHGSGVTGDGAGTVKHFGLQDKVDMQMGTLSKAIGVIGGYVAGKQSLIDWLKVRSRPFLFSTAVSPADAVASKRAIEMLMESTELNEKLWENGDYLKQGLKELGFDIGESETPITPCIIGDEKKAQEFSKRLYEEGVYAKSIVFPTVPRGTGRVRNMPTAAHTKEMLDDAIAIYKKIGQEMKLI